Proteins encoded in a region of the Flavobacterium sp. PMTSA4 genome:
- a CDS encoding DUF4870 domain-containing protein — translation MVLTNEKNTATFIHLSTLSQYIIPFGNYIFPIIIWSSKKNESEFIDMNGKNAINFQLSMFLYTMVAAVIAIPVFIYSIFNNTTITNIHDGRDFIIDHFHAGNVSGIVILAIITVLLFCFLKVIEFILIIYASAKASNGEAYKYPLTVNFIK, via the coding sequence ATGGTCTTAACTAACGAAAAAAACACAGCAACTTTCATTCACTTGAGCACTTTGTCTCAATACATAATTCCATTCGGAAATTATATCTTTCCTATTATTATATGGAGTTCAAAAAAGAATGAATCTGAATTTATTGATATGAATGGTAAAAATGCAATCAATTTTCAACTAAGTATGTTTTTATACACTATGGTTGCGGCAGTAATTGCTATTCCAGTATTCATTTACAGTATTTTCAATAATACAACGATAACAAACATTCATGATGGTCGCGATTTTATAATAGATCATTTTCATGCTGGAAACGTTTCAGGAATTGTTATTCTGGCAATTATTACAGTATTGTTATTTTGTTTTCTTAAAGTAATCGAATTTATTCTAATAATATATGCATCAGCAAAAGCTTCAAATGGAGAAGCTTATAAATATCCATTAACAGTCAATTTTATAAAATAA
- a CDS encoding DUF4442 domain-containing protein, with amino-acid sequence MNVSPSKLNLFLFFNLPSAFWSGVRVKSISENKCVVTVKHRWFNKNPFNSMYFAVQAMAAELTTGALVMMKIRESNRNISMLVANNKGNYSKKATGRITFTCNDGSLISEAIQKAIDTGEGQTIWMKSIGVNQKGEQVSELDFEWSIKLKV; translated from the coding sequence ATGAATGTTTCACCATCTAAATTAAACCTTTTTTTATTTTTTAATTTGCCATCGGCTTTTTGGTCAGGCGTTCGGGTTAAATCAATTTCAGAGAACAAATGTGTGGTAACAGTTAAACATCGTTGGTTTAATAAAAATCCATTTAATTCGATGTATTTTGCAGTTCAAGCAATGGCTGCCGAATTAACAACTGGTGCTTTAGTTATGATGAAAATCAGAGAAAGCAATAGAAATATTTCGATGCTTGTTGCCAATAATAAAGGAAACTATTCCAAAAAAGCTACTGGTAGAATAACGTTTACTTGTAATGATGGTAGTTTAATTTCAGAAGCAATTCAAAAAGCAATCGACACAGGCGAAGGTCAAACGATTTGGATGAAATCAATAGGTGTAAATCAAAAAGGAGAACAAGTTTCAGAATTGGATTTTGAATGGAGTATAAAATTAAAGGTTTAA
- a CDS encoding TIGR01777 family oxidoreductase, producing MKLLITGATGFIGTALVKKLNQKGHIIHYLTTSKDKLENSENYKGFYWNPDTKEIDVSCFDGVEAIIHLAGANIAKRWTRNYRKEIISSRTETSSLLLTSLKEINHQIKHIISASGTAIYPESYDRVYDENDSETADDFLAKVVKVWENGISNFEYLGLKVAKIRTGVVYGKNGGAFQEIVKPIKFGFGAVMGNGKQVQSWIHLNDLVNLYCFVLENNLEGIYNAVAPETISNKDQTKAIAKKLHKPLFLPNIPRFMMKFILGEMSLLLFTSKKLSSKKIQEKGFQFKYPNFDSALNELL from the coding sequence ATGAAACTTTTAATTACAGGAGCTACAGGTTTTATTGGAACTGCTTTGGTAAAAAAGCTCAACCAGAAAGGACACATCATTCATTATTTAACAACTTCAAAAGATAAACTTGAAAATAGTGAAAACTATAAAGGATTTTATTGGAATCCAGATACAAAAGAAATTGATGTTAGTTGTTTTGACGGAGTAGAAGCAATAATTCATTTGGCTGGTGCTAATATTGCTAAACGTTGGACACGTAATTATAGAAAAGAAATAATTTCCAGCAGAACTGAGACTAGCAGTTTGCTTTTGACAAGTTTGAAAGAGATTAATCATCAGATAAAACATATTATTTCTGCTTCAGGAACTGCAATTTATCCTGAAAGTTATGATAGAGTTTATGATGAAAACGATTCAGAAACTGCCGATGATTTTTTAGCAAAAGTGGTCAAAGTTTGGGAAAATGGTATTTCAAATTTTGAATATCTTGGACTAAAAGTTGCAAAAATCAGAACAGGTGTTGTTTATGGAAAAAACGGTGGAGCTTTTCAAGAAATTGTAAAACCCATTAAATTTGGTTTTGGCGCTGTGATGGGAAATGGTAAGCAAGTTCAATCTTGGATTCATCTAAACGATTTGGTGAATTTATATTGTTTCGTTTTAGAAAATAATTTAGAAGGAATTTATAATGCCGTAGCTCCAGAAACCATTTCCAATAAAGACCAAACCAAAGCAATAGCAAAAAAGTTACACAAACCTTTGTTTCTACCTAATATTCCAAGATTCATGATGAAATTTATTTTAGGAGAAATGTCTTTACTGCTTTTCACAAGTAAAAAATTAAGTTCCAAGAAAATTCAAGAAAAAGGTTTCCAGTTTAAATACCCCAATTTTGATTCAGCATTAAATGAATTGTTATAA
- a CDS encoding nucleotide exchange factor GrpE produces MKIKNVFKNKKAMNTDNTEKEPIENEQENLANEIETAEELTVEEQLQEDLAKEKDKFLRLFAEFENYKKRTTKERIDLYKTANQEVLQAMLPVLDDFDRAMAQIAKSEDETLLKGVELIHEKLKSTLASKGLEIVDLKSGDAFDADFAEAITQIPAPSDDLKGKIVDVIEKGYKLGDKIIRFPKVVIGQ; encoded by the coding sequence ATGAAAATTAAGAATGTTTTTAAAAATAAAAAAGCAATGAACACTGATAATACAGAAAAAGAACCAATTGAAAACGAGCAAGAAAATCTTGCTAATGAAATAGAAACAGCAGAAGAATTAACGGTTGAAGAACAATTGCAAGAAGATTTAGCGAAAGAAAAAGATAAATTTTTACGTCTTTTTGCTGAATTTGAAAACTATAAAAAAAGAACAACTAAAGAGAGAATCGATTTATATAAAACTGCCAATCAAGAGGTTTTGCAAGCCATGTTGCCAGTTTTAGATGATTTTGATAGAGCAATGGCACAAATTGCAAAATCGGAAGACGAAACTTTATTAAAAGGTGTTGAGTTAATTCATGAAAAATTAAAATCTACTCTTGCATCAAAAGGTTTAGAAATTGTTGATTTAAAATCAGGTGATGCTTTTGATGCCGATTTTGCTGAGGCAATTACTCAAATTCCTGCTCCAAGCGACGATTTGAAAGGTAAAATAGTTGACGTAATTGAAAAAGGTTATAAACTTGGTGATAAAATTATCCGTTTTCCTAAAGTGGTTATCGGGCAATAA
- the dnaJ gene encoding molecular chaperone DnaJ, whose product MSKRDFYEILGVSKNATQEEIKKAYRKKAIEFHPDKNPGNKEAEENFKYAAEAYEVLGDATRRAKYDQYGHAAFESGGYGSHGHMNMDDIFSQFGDIFGSAFGGSFGGFGGNSGGQRRVKGSNLRIKVKLTLEEIANGVEKKVKVKRKVQAPGVRYKTCPTCNGQGQVLKVTNTILGRMQTATTCHVCGGAGQTIESKPNNADAHGMILEDETVSIKIPAGVVDGMQLKVSGKGNDAPGNGISGDLIVAIEELEHEFLKREGENLHYDLYISIAEAVLGVSKEIEAVNGKVRIKLEEGIQSGKILRLKGKGIPSLNSYGSGDLLVHINVWTPKTLTKEQRQFFEKSLNDENFIPHPEKSDKSFFEKVKDMFS is encoded by the coding sequence ATGAGCAAAAGAGATTTTTACGAAATATTAGGTGTTTCAAAAAATGCCACTCAAGAAGAAATTAAAAAAGCATATCGAAAGAAAGCTATTGAATTTCATCCTGATAAAAATCCTGGAAACAAAGAAGCCGAAGAAAACTTTAAATATGCTGCCGAAGCTTACGAAGTTTTAGGCGACGCAACTCGAAGAGCAAAATATGATCAATATGGTCATGCTGCTTTTGAAAGTGGTGGTTATGGTAGTCATGGACACATGAATATGGACGATATTTTCAGCCAATTTGGAGATATTTTCGGAAGTGCATTTGGTGGAAGTTTTGGTGGTTTCGGTGGAAATTCAGGTGGACAAAGACGTGTAAAAGGAAGCAATCTTAGAATTAAAGTAAAACTAACTCTAGAGGAAATTGCAAATGGAGTAGAGAAAAAAGTAAAAGTAAAACGTAAAGTTCAAGCGCCAGGAGTAAGATACAAAACGTGTCCTACTTGTAATGGTCAAGGACAGGTTTTAAAAGTTACCAATACTATTTTAGGTAGAATGCAAACAGCCACTACTTGTCATGTTTGTGGCGGTGCAGGTCAAACTATTGAAAGCAAACCAAACAATGCCGATGCGCATGGAATGATATTGGAAGACGAAACCGTTTCTATCAAAATTCCCGCTGGTGTTGTTGACGGAATGCAATTAAAAGTTTCAGGAAAAGGAAACGATGCACCAGGAAACGGAATTTCAGGCGATTTAATTGTAGCGATTGAAGAATTAGAACACGAATTCTTAAAACGCGAAGGCGAAAATCTTCATTATGATTTATACATAAGTATAGCGGAAGCAGTTTTAGGTGTTTCCAAAGAAATCGAAGCCGTAAACGGTAAAGTAAGAATTAAATTAGAAGAAGGAATTCAGTCGGGTAAAATTCTGCGTCTTAAAGGAAAAGGAATTCCAAGTTTAAATAGTTATGGCAGTGGAGATTTACTTGTTCATATAAATGTTTGGACGCCAAAGACATTGACAAAAGAGCAACGTCAGTTTTTTGAAAAATCTTTAAACGATGAAAATTTCATTCCACATCCCGAAAAAAGCGATAAATCTTTTTTTGAAAAAGTAAAAGATATGTTTTCATAA
- a CDS encoding ABC transporter ATP-binding protein, with the protein MNNILEVKNVVKTYGDYTALNEVSLTIPKGSIYGLLGPNGAGKTSLIRIINQITMPDGGEILLDGEKLNLNHIQSIGYMPEERGLYKTMKVGEQCLYLAQLKGLSKAEATKELKYWFERLEIQGWWNKKIQELSKGMAQKIQFVVTVLHKPKLLILDEPFSGFDPVNANLIKDEIIELNKQGTSVIFSTHRMESVEEMCDHIALIHKSNKLIEGKLSDVKKEYRTNTYDVGILTDNVEGLMFDLTQKFTLTQTDFKSLNDELKLAINLGDATPNELLNTLVQRGQVTHFVEKIPSVNDIFIKTVSE; encoded by the coding sequence ATGAACAATATACTTGAAGTTAAGAACGTGGTAAAAACCTATGGTGATTATACTGCTCTTAATGAAGTCTCTTTAACCATTCCTAAAGGTAGTATTTACGGATTATTAGGTCCAAATGGTGCCGGAAAAACATCCCTAATTCGAATAATCAATCAAATTACCATGCCCGATGGAGGCGAAATTCTTCTGGATGGCGAAAAACTAAACCTCAATCATATTCAATCAATTGGTTATATGCCCGAAGAACGTGGTTTGTATAAAACCATGAAAGTAGGCGAGCAGTGTTTGTATTTGGCACAATTAAAAGGATTGAGCAAAGCTGAAGCTACTAAAGAATTGAAGTATTGGTTCGAGCGATTGGAAATTCAAGGTTGGTGGAACAAAAAGATTCAAGAGCTTTCAAAAGGTATGGCGCAAAAGATTCAATTTGTGGTAACAGTGTTACATAAGCCAAAATTATTGATTCTTGATGAACCATTTTCTGGTTTTGACCCAGTGAATGCTAATTTGATTAAAGATGAAATCATCGAATTGAACAAACAAGGAACTTCGGTTATTTTCTCAACGCATCGTATGGAAAGCGTTGAAGAAATGTGCGACCATATTGCCTTGATTCATAAATCAAATAAATTGATAGAAGGAAAGCTATCCGACGTTAAGAAAGAATACAGAACGAATACCTATGATGTTGGAATTCTAACCGATAATGTTGAAGGTTTAATGTTTGATTTAACCCAAAAGTTTACATTAACACAAACCGATTTCAAATCATTAAACGACGAGTTAAAACTGGCCATCAATCTTGGTGATGCTACGCCTAATGAATTGCTGAACACATTAGTACAACGCGGTCAGGTGACTCATTTTGTAGAAAAAATTCCAAGTGTGAACGATATTTTCATTAAAACGGTAAGTGAATAA
- a CDS encoding ABC transporter permease yields MSKLSLIIRREFLAKVRNKSFIVMTFLSPLLFVGIGVFVGFLSTMKPEVKTIAVHDETGKYFELLKSSDEYHYTNFSAIDIKTLKDSIVSEAYEGLLLIPNETNPDSLAKSIDYISNDSPDFDIISDLEKTIGQSITQQKYASNGLDTLKIKELKSKVAINIKKASGEKSIQGLNWIKTIAGGAFGYLIMMFIVLYGNMVMRSVIEEKTSRIIEVIISSVKPFQLMMGKIVGTSLAGILQFLIWAILGLSAMFIMSSVFGVQVGTTAAEGQKAMEMAQNEMSNAQLYFQEVWNLPIATILISFILYFIGGYFLYSSFYAAIGAAVDNETDSQQFLLPIILPLILGVYIGFFTVINDPHGTIATVFSFIPLTSPIVMMMRIPFGVPVWQIALSLVLLFGTFILVVWFASKIYRVGILMYGKKPSWKELYKWSKF; encoded by the coding sequence ATGAGTAAGTTAAGTTTAATTATCAGAAGAGAGTTTTTAGCTAAAGTTCGCAACAAATCATTTATCGTGATGACCTTTTTAAGTCCGTTGCTCTTTGTTGGAATTGGAGTTTTCGTTGGTTTTTTAAGCACCATGAAACCCGAAGTAAAAACCATTGCCGTACACGACGAAACTGGGAAATATTTTGAGCTACTAAAGAGCAGCGATGAATACCATTACACTAATTTTTCAGCCATTGATATTAAGACATTAAAAGATAGCATTGTTTCTGAAGCCTACGAAGGATTGCTTTTAATACCAAACGAAACCAACCCAGATTCTTTGGCAAAAAGCATCGATTACATCTCTAACGACAGTCCCGATTTTGATATTATTTCCGATTTAGAGAAAACCATTGGCCAGTCCATTACGCAACAAAAGTATGCTTCAAACGGATTAGACACGTTAAAGATTAAAGAACTTAAATCCAAAGTAGCCATCAACATCAAAAAGGCATCGGGTGAGAAATCCATTCAAGGGTTAAACTGGATAAAAACCATTGCTGGTGGTGCTTTTGGCTATTTAATCATGATGTTTATTGTCTTGTATGGCAACATGGTGATGCGCAGCGTAATTGAAGAAAAAACATCTCGAATTATCGAAGTCATCATCTCTTCAGTAAAACCATTTCAGTTAATGATGGGTAAAATTGTAGGTACATCGTTAGCAGGTATATTACAATTCCTAATCTGGGCAATACTTGGTCTGTCGGCTATGTTTATTATGTCTTCAGTATTTGGAGTACAAGTAGGAACAACCGCTGCCGAAGGTCAAAAAGCAATGGAAATGGCGCAAAATGAAATGAGCAACGCACAGTTATACTTCCAAGAAGTTTGGAACTTACCAATAGCAACTATTTTAATATCGTTTATACTTTACTTCATTGGCGGTTATTTTCTTTACAGCTCATTCTATGCAGCCATTGGCGCAGCTGTTGATAACGAAACCGATTCACAGCAGTTCTTGTTACCAATAATACTACCATTAATCCTCGGAGTTTACATTGGCTTTTTCACAGTAATCAATGATCCTCACGGAACTATTGCCACGGTCTTCTCATTCATTCCATTAACCTCACCAATTGTCATGATGATGCGCATACCGTTTGGCGTTCCTGTGTGGCAAATTGCCTTATCGTTGGTGTTGCTATTCGGAACGTTTATATTGGTAGTTTGGTTTGCGTCAAAAATATACAGAGTAGGTATTTTAATGTACGGCAAAAAACCTTCGTGGAAAGAATTGTATAAATGGTCAAAGTTTTAA
- a CDS encoding nuclear transport factor 2 family protein, which translates to MKKITFLLILVLYSANLSAQKEAVQKTIETFFEGFHAKDPLKIKSTCSDAIILQSISENTKGNKLSNETANAFYKSMAAIAADVQFEERILSYNIQVDGSMAHVWMPYEFYVNGKKSHGGVNAFTLYLEGTTWKIIHLIDTRRK; encoded by the coding sequence ATGAAAAAGATAACTTTCTTACTGATATTGGTTTTGTATTCTGCAAATCTTTCAGCACAGAAAGAAGCAGTACAAAAAACTATCGAAACTTTCTTTGAAGGATTTCATGCAAAGGATCCCCTTAAAATCAAATCCACTTGTAGTGATGCCATCATTTTGCAGTCAATATCCGAAAACACTAAAGGCAATAAACTTTCAAACGAAACGGCTAATGCTTTTTATAAATCAATGGCCGCTATTGCTGCTGATGTTCAATTCGAAGAAAGAATATTGAGTTATAACATTCAGGTTGATGGTTCGATGGCTCACGTTTGGATGCCTTATGAATTTTATGTCAACGGAAAAAAGAGTCATGGCGGTGTCAATGCATTCACCTTGTATTTAGAAGGAACTACCTGGAAAATAATACATCTGATAGATACCCGAAGAAAATAA
- a CDS encoding L-serine ammonia-lyase produces MEECISVFDMLKIGVGPSSSHTLGPWRAAERFLNELREEKILDTIVSVKVDLYGSLSLTGKGHATDLAVMLGLSGQDPVTIPVQDIDSIIKTIQKTHQLNLGNENAITFNPDTDIVFNKNFLPFHANGMTFTATTELGNYSNTYYSIGGGFVVVEERINAKKKMEFKCAFPYLIDNADMLLNYCTEEGKSISEIVWINEKSMRSEKEINKELMKIWHTMLECMYIGCHSEGILPGGLNVRRRAFDMHQGLIGLANYSTPQEWLETIRKTEVKFRQILKWVSCFALAVNEVNASLGRVVTAPTNGSAGVIPAVLMYYLVIENHNAGEKEIKQFLMVAGEIGSLFKQGSTISAAMGGCQAEIGVSSAMAAGALCEVMGGTPDQVLMAAEIAMEHHLGLTCDPIGGLVQIPCIERNTMGAIKAINAAELAFETDAKNAKVPLDKVINTMWQTAKDMNSKYKETSEGGLAIAVNMADC; encoded by the coding sequence ATGGAAGAGTGTATCTCTGTATTTGACATGCTAAAAATAGGTGTTGGGCCATCAAGCTCGCACACACTTGGTCCGTGGCGCGCCGCAGAACGTTTTTTGAACGAGCTTCGTGAAGAAAAAATACTGGATACTATTGTTTCGGTGAAAGTGGATTTGTATGGTTCGCTATCGCTAACCGGAAAAGGACATGCTACTGACCTGGCGGTGATGCTTGGGCTTAGTGGACAAGACCCAGTAACGATACCGGTGCAAGATATTGACAGCATCATCAAGACGATACAGAAAACGCATCAACTGAATCTGGGGAACGAAAACGCCATTACGTTTAATCCGGATACTGATATTGTTTTTAATAAAAACTTCCTGCCGTTTCATGCCAACGGAATGACTTTCACAGCTACTACCGAGCTTGGCAACTACTCGAACACCTACTACTCTATTGGTGGTGGTTTTGTAGTAGTAGAAGAACGGATCAACGCGAAGAAGAAAATGGAATTCAAGTGTGCTTTCCCTTATTTGATTGATAATGCCGACATGCTTTTGAACTATTGCACGGAGGAAGGGAAATCTATTTCGGAAATCGTATGGATTAACGAGAAATCGATGCGTAGCGAAAAAGAAATCAATAAAGAATTGATGAAAATATGGCACACGATGTTGGAATGCATGTACATTGGTTGCCACTCTGAAGGCATCTTGCCGGGTGGTTTGAACGTTAGACGCCGCGCTTTTGATATGCACCAAGGATTGATTGGGCTTGCTAATTATTCTACGCCACAGGAATGGCTGGAAACGATAAGAAAAACCGAAGTAAAGTTTCGCCAAATCCTGAAATGGGTTTCGTGTTTTGCATTGGCGGTTAACGAAGTGAATGCATCGCTAGGAAGAGTGGTTACTGCGCCTACTAATGGTAGTGCGGGTGTTATTCCTGCGGTGTTAATGTATTATCTGGTGATTGAAAACCACAACGCTGGCGAAAAAGAAATCAAACAGTTCCTGATGGTTGCTGGCGAAATAGGAAGTTTGTTTAAACAAGGTTCAACCATTTCTGCCGCTATGGGTGGATGCCAAGCCGAGATAGGTGTTTCATCTGCCATGGCTGCTGGCGCACTCTGTGAAGTAATGGGTGGAACGCCTGACCAGGTTTTAATGGCTGCCGAAATTGCTATGGAACATCATCTTGGGTTAACTTGTGACCCAATTGGTGGATTGGTGCAGATTCCGTGTATTGAGCGCAATACTATGGGTGCTATCAAGGCCATCAATGCTGCGGAACTTGCTTTTGAAACCGATGCTAAGAATGCTAAAGTGCCTTTGGACAAGGTAATTAACACGATGTGGCAAACGGCTAAAGATATGAACTCAAAATACAAAGAAACCTCGGAAGGCGGACTTGCTATTGCGGTGAATATGGCGGATTGTTAA
- a CDS encoding FEKKY domain-containing protein, with translation MKKFIFLSIYLITIFHLNAQVKLDGKIISAKTKLKPSEEVMITVKETNEKSFTDSLGNFTLYKLDKNKQYSMELFSFLYGKVSIEFETQNEDQLTKTFEVIANCDFDGETAKNEWKNKSAKLYLIGSIAPIANSKNDKKFEKKYNIQYFDFGCTPAPLECIIEYNNEILKLMEIKYGEEWKKEIRKDVVIN, from the coding sequence ATGAAGAAGTTTATCTTTCTATCGATTTATTTAATCACAATTTTTCATTTGAATGCTCAAGTCAAACTTGACGGCAAAATAATTTCTGCCAAAACAAAACTAAAACCAAGTGAAGAAGTAATGATTACTGTAAAAGAAACCAATGAAAAATCTTTTACAGATTCTTTGGGAAATTTCACTTTATACAAGCTTGACAAAAACAAACAATATTCAATGGAATTATTTTCATTTCTGTATGGAAAAGTAAGCATAGAATTTGAAACTCAAAATGAAGATCAATTAACCAAAACTTTTGAAGTTATTGCTAATTGTGATTTTGATGGTGAAACTGCCAAAAATGAATGGAAAAACAAATCGGCAAAACTTTACTTGATTGGTTCAATTGCTCCGATTGCTAATTCCAAAAATGATAAAAAGTTTGAAAAAAAATATAACATACAATATTTTGATTTTGGTTGCACTCCGGCGCCGTTAGAGTGTATAATAGAATATAACAATGAGATTTTAAAACTAATGGAAATAAAATACGGTGAAGAATGGAAAAAAGAAATCCGAAAAGATGTCGTAATAAACTAA
- a CDS encoding carboxypeptidase-like regulatory domain-containing protein: MSARNENIVTMQRAVVSFNAEQPASIKDSMPGYNLLNDSLNAKTNQIGALTGNQGLSLVGFRLNKSNSKEKLVTEIMTIVFAARAYGAATNDNVLLTWMKAFSQTSLVRMRDTYTINYSEEIINKATAIQVDLEPYGITTDFLQKATDLWNEYKVELSIPRNRLSDRKTINSQISQLLKECKPILFQMDALVSSIRNLQPTFWRTYFNNRIIVNHHGSVLSVRGYVTDANGNPVDKVIVTAANGERTTKTTAKGYFEFKNLPLGIDTIKFSKVMYIETAQTVGIVKGERIQLNITLENAQTNEGAA, translated from the coding sequence ATGTCAGCACGAAATGAAAACATCGTAACGATGCAAAGAGCAGTAGTCTCTTTTAATGCAGAACAGCCAGCTTCTATCAAGGATTCAATGCCTGGCTACAACCTCTTAAACGATTCGTTGAACGCAAAAACCAACCAAATTGGTGCGCTCACGGGTAACCAAGGGCTAAGTCTCGTTGGTTTCCGTCTCAACAAATCCAACAGTAAAGAAAAATTAGTAACAGAAATCATGACAATTGTCTTTGCAGCGCGTGCCTATGGCGCAGCTACCAACGATAATGTGTTACTAACTTGGATGAAAGCCTTCTCTCAAACTAGTTTAGTTAGAATGAGAGACACTTACACTATCAATTACTCAGAAGAAATCATTAACAAAGCTACTGCTATTCAGGTAGATTTAGAACCTTACGGTATTACTACTGATTTTCTACAAAAAGCAACCGATTTATGGAATGAATACAAAGTCGAACTTTCTATTCCTAGAAATCGTCTTTCAGACCGTAAAACAATAAATTCTCAAATCAGTCAGCTATTAAAAGAGTGTAAACCAATCCTGTTCCAAATGGACGCTTTGGTAAGTTCAATTAGAAATTTACAGCCAACATTTTGGCGTACCTATTTCAACAACCGTATAATTGTCAATCATCACGGCAGCGTGCTTTCAGTGCGTGGTTACGTTACAGATGCAAACGGTAATCCGGTAGATAAAGTAATAGTTACTGCCGCTAATGGCGAAAGAACTACCAAAACTACTGCCAAAGGCTATTTCGAGTTCAAAAACTTACCATTAGGAATTGACACTATCAAATTCTCAAAAGTAATGTACATCGAAACCGCTCAAACAGTGGGTATCGTAAAAGGCGAAAGAATACAACTAAACATCACCTTAGAAAATGCGCAAACCAATGAAGGCGCAGCATAA